A single region of the Vicia villosa cultivar HV-30 ecotype Madison, WI linkage group LG4, Vvil1.0, whole genome shotgun sequence genome encodes:
- the LOC131596918 gene encoding uncharacterized protein LOC131596918, producing MAQMLSFMKDIKDEHERAREARNRYEETPNDGNPLLGYVRGFDPHKSNTHSSKRVTKTHEEGEASHEGFIPATQKEGAPRTVRIPANNPPKDEDYVDLQYGEVDEPNQESQHKQTQADSEESARNNGQIKALEERLKAVEGYDTNPMPRHDGAVNAIEVVTEQEFVQQRSSPIDALKRYLLAKGFVLEHNEAFKTTLQRLVNQGVVQFKEYPEEEYVAMLDRNEPLMIPRQGARKTLIIPCAKATLLIPAQVHTRIIPVRDPYPVDKMKAVPWEYESNTSTDVTNIVGPGGMTRSGRIFNTAKSKENSAQANDQDTVVPTERSTPIDKEITNKDAEEFLVLIKKSDYKVVDQLHQTPSRISLLSLLIHSEKHRDTLMKILSAAHVTKDITVNQFDGMVANLTAGACLSFSEHELPSQGKEHNKALHISIQCGKAHLSRVLIDTGSSLNVMPKATLDKIDLEGLVIRPSRLVVKAFDGSQSPVFGEVDLPVVIGPHTFCINFQVMEIEPAYTCLLGRPWIHAAGAVTSTLHQKVKFVDGNSIVTVSGEEDIFVSNLDSYRYIEAGEKALETSFQALEIATAVTLPIEKTRRATSSCIGYHSKRVVHLSDKNAEEFGLTWITKSEKRYSSSLTQVSSP from the exons ATGGCTCAAATGTTGAGCTTCATGAAGGACATTAAGGATGAGCATGAAAGAGCGAGGGAAGCTCGGAATCGGTACGAGGAGACGCCAAACGATGGCAATCCActgttaggatatgttcgaggctttGACCCTCATAAGTCAAACACCCACTCATCAAAGAGGGTTACCaaaacccatgaagagggagaagcttCCCATGAAGGATTCATTCCCGCTACTCAGAAAGAGGGGGCGCCTCGCACTGTTCGCATCCCTGCTAACAATCCACCTAAGGATGAGGACTATGTGGATTTACAATATGGGGAGGTAGACGAGCCGAATCAGGAGTCCCAACATAAGCAAACCCAAGCTGATTCTGAAGAGAGCGCTAGAAATAacggacaaatcaaggcgctggaagaaaggctGAAGgcagtagaaggatacgat ACAAACCCTATGCCCCGccatgatggcgcagtcaatgcaatagaggtAGTCACAGAGCAAGAATTTGTTCAACAACggagctcccccatagatgcccttaagaggtatctacttgcAAAGGGGTTCGTCCTCGAACATAACGAAGCCTTTAAGACAACCTTGCAAAGACTCGTGAATCAAGGGGTAGTTCAGTTTAAAGAATATCCTGAGGAAGAGTATGTGGCCATGCTGGACAGGAATGAACCGTTAATGATACCAAGGCAAGGGGCAAGGAAGACATTGATCATCCCTTGCGCCAAAGCCACACTGCTGATACCCGCACAAGTACACACTAGGATTATCCCAGTCAGGGATCCATACCctgtggacaagatgaaagcagtCCCGTGGGAATATGAGTCTAATACTAGTACCGATGTGACAAACATCGTCGGGCCTGGGGGTATGACTCGTAGCGGTCGCATATTCAATACTGCAAAATCAAAGGAGAATTCAGCACAAGCAAATGATCAAGATACTGTGGTCCCTACTGAAAGAAGCACACCCATAGACAAGGAGATCACTAACAAAGATGCCGAAGAATTCTTggtattaatcaagaaaagtgattataagGTAGTGGATCAGTTGCACCAAACTCCATCCAGGATATCACTCCTCTCGCTGTTAATTCATTCAGAAAAACATCGAGACACCCTGATGAAGATCTTGAGTGCTGCCCATGTAACCAAAGACATCACTGTAAATCAAtttgatggaatggtggctaatcttaCTGCTGGGGCATGCTTAAGCTTCAGTGAACACGAGTTGCCCTCACAAGGGAAAGAGCATAACAAAGCCctgcatatctccatacaatgtgggAAAGCTCATCTGTCTAGAGTGCTGATCGACACAGGGTCgtcattaaatgtgatgccaaaggccACCTTAGACAAGATAGATTTGGAAGGACTGGTAATAAGACCAAGCCGTCTGGTGGTCAAAGCCTTTGATGGGTCGCAAAGCCCGGTGTTTGGCGAGGTGGACCTCCCTGTGGTAATAGGCCCTCAcactttctgcatcaatttccaagtgatggagattgagcCTGCCTATACATGTTTATTGGGAcgcccttggatccatgctgctggggcagttacctctaCCCTGCATCAAAAGGTGAAATTTGTGGATGGAAACTCTATAGTAACCGTCAGTGGGGAGGAGgacatatttgtcagcaatctagaCTCATACCGATACATTGAGGCTGGGGAAAAAGCATTAGAGACTTCGTTCCAAGCACTAGAGATTGCCACTGCTGTCACACTGCCAATTGAGAAAAcgcgaagggcg ACATCGTCGTGCATAGGCTACCACTCAAAGAGGGTTGTACACCTGTCAGACAAAAACGCAGAAGAGTTCGGCCTGACATGGATAACAAAATCCGAGAAGAGGTACTCAAGCAGtttgacgcaggtttcctcgcCGTAG